In Xylocopa sonorina isolate GNS202 chromosome 4, iyXylSono1_principal, whole genome shotgun sequence, the sequence TTCGAGAATTTCGTATTATCGTTGACACATCAAATACGCTGCGATGGTACCGTGGCACATTGAAATTCTATCTGCGTAACCGGACAAGGAACGATGTAGAACAGTTGGAAGGAGATAATAAAATGCGAAGAAAGAGACGCATTCTTGAACAGGCCCAGCTGCGGAAGGAGCAGTTAGATAGTCTTCGAAATCGACCCGATGCGATCACTTTCTCTCTATCGTTTGTTTATTACTGGGACTCATCCTTCGCATGACTTTATAAGCGCGATGTATGCGCAGTTTAAAAAGTGTTTTCGGTGTATAAAACGGGGAAAActatatattaaattttataccGACAATGTTACGAAGCATCGGATTAAAACGGACGACCGTCAACCAAGACCCTTCAGTGATATTCCCGGACCAAAATCTCTACCAATTATTGGAACACTTTACAAATATCTACCGTTCATTGGTAAAAGAAAAAGTCAATTTTTATATACCTAAATGGAAGGCACattaaatatgtatatattgtgATGAAATAAGTAACAGAACATTAAAGGCAATAATACTTGAAAGTTACCCCGTGTATAAATTTAAGGCAAGGGTGGAAGGGGGGGAGATAATATAATTAATctaaaaatattaaaacgtaTTACTTTGTCATCGTACTATACGTAAGTTTTTTGTTCCCGTTTATTggataaatattctacttttatttgaaaataGTTTTTAGAAATTCTTTGCGTGCCGTTATTTTTTCCTAACACATTCCGTTCGCGCTATAGCTATTATAACGCTTCGATGGAATTTTACCAACAGTGTTGTAATATTTAACAGGGGAATACAGTTTTACAAAAATGTACGACAGCGGGAAACTGAAATTGAAACAGTTTGGGCCACTGGTACGCGAAGAGATAGtaccgaatgtaaatgtcgtATGGGTCTATAGGCCGGAAGATATAGCTGAAGTTTTCAAAGCAGAATCGGGCTTACATCCAGAGAGGAGAAGCCATTTAGCTCTTTTAAAGTACCGGAAGGATCGCAAAGATTTATACAATACCGGAGGTTTAATACCCACGTAATAGAAatgatttttttaaataaacagtTTAATCGTTTTCCCTTGAGTACGGTATAATATATCGTACTATTTATTGTATATACTCTTCGtaaaaaattgatattattttgatattatattaatttttaattgataCTATGTACAATCTCTTTCTTGTATGATTGTTAACACATGGTACTTATCTGACAATGACAATGTAATAGTCAATAAATTTGCTTCttcgaaattaatttaatttatggTGTTGATGAATTTCAGAAATGGGCCAGAGTGGTGGAGATTACGGAAAGAGTTTCAAAAGGTTACTAGTAAACCTCAAGATGTAATCAATTATTCACAAGAGATAGATCGTGTTGTTCAAGAATTTGTTGAGTTATGTGCTAGTGAAAAATTTGTGGACTTCTTACCAATTTTGTCACGCTTATTTCTTGAACGTAATGATATACCTTTCAATTTAAATAACAGTAAATGTTTATTTCTGCATTATTGATCCTTCTTATATGATATAGTAGATATAAATGCATTTCTTAAAGTAATTTGTTTGCTTTATTTCTGCAAGCTTTTGAATGTCTAAACTTTCTATGCATTCACTTTTTCCAATGTTAAATGTATTAAATAAACAAAAGAGAATACCTTCAATGACTCGTGACTGTACTATAAgacaattaatttttaatttcagtGACGTGCTTGGTTGTTTTCGATGTAAGACTGAATAGTTTTTCAAAAGAAGAAAGATGTGAAAACTCCAGAAGTTCCAAATTGATAGAGGCTGCTTTCACTACAAATAGTGTAATTTTGAAGTTAGACAATGGACTCCAATTATGGCATTTTTTTGAGACACCTTTATACAGAAAATTACGTAAA encodes:
- the Dib gene encoding cytochrome P450 302a1, mitochondrial codes for the protein MRSLSLYRLFITGTHPSHDFISAMYAQFKKCFRCIKRGKLYIKFYTDNVTKHRIKTDDRQPRPFSDIPGPKSLPIIGTLYKYLPFIGEYSFTKMYDSGKLKLKQFGPLVREEIVPNVNVVWVYRPEDIAEVFKAESGLHPERRSHLALLKYRKDRKDLYNTGGLIPTNGPEWWRLRKEFQKVTSKPQDVINYSQEIDRVVQEFVELCASEKFVDFLPILSRLFLELTCLVVFDVRLNSFSKEERCENSRSSKLIEAAFTTNSVILKLDNGLQLWHFFETPLYRKLRKAQAYMEMVALELVSLKKADIKKGHDKSFLNAYFKNPALDIKDIIGMACDMLLAGIDTTTYSTAFTLYHLARNQDIQQKLRSEAMQLLVHRNQPITADVLRNASYTKAVIKESLRLNPISIGIGRILQTDVVLNGYHIPKETVVVTQNQIISRLPEYFDKPNTFIPERWLREHSESNIKVNCGKSVHPYVVLPFGHGPRSCIARRFAEQNMQVLLLRLCQQLNFSWLGGELGMISLLINKPNAPLKFAFHKIKRI